In a single window of the Metopolophium dirhodum isolate CAU chromosome 2, ASM1992520v1, whole genome shotgun sequence genome:
- the LOC132939967 gene encoding uncharacterized protein LOC132939967 has product MGNPERAEHNTGVTGNSAEKADGGAADSPPEKAADDGTVLDVELFQIIGVYQLLQPGEYTMYRTVAKVVVGLTLGLQSMQVCRLYLVRHDIPMFANIGVMVINGLMCLLKGYMVTANAEQMSVTLNAARYSFTRCGGRDPSKLRLCRARLSAILRTFVGLSFGTLIVWLVMPWFMASDYDDQPFLWAAVYAVESIILTVNVFCWTSFDCYLVTMCFVFEALFCTMSSGYETLGRRRTATKSSAPQQLGIAGTITNATISDANYDDLISHILDNQNIIKQYDTFFDVVRPMVLVQIANGMYSIITLIFLTLLTHLSGYSILSAPILKFVCGLVSLTIELYIYCYGFNHIEDGKSTVNFGLYSSNWTEMDLKFKKTLLMAMTMNSAHRRVMKVSPNSIVNLEMFTGVMNMSYSIVSVILK; this is encoded by the exons ATGGGAAATCCCGAGAGAGCCGAACACAACACCGGGGTGACGGGAAATTCTGCGGAAAAGGCCGACGGCGGGGCGGCGGACAGTCCACCGGAAAAAGCTGCCGACGATGGTACAGTCCTGGACGTGGAGCTGTTCCAGATAATCGGGGTCTACCAGCTGCTGCAGCCGGGCGAGTACACCATGTACCGGACGGTCGCGAAGGTGGTCGTGGGCCTGACGCTCGGGCTGCAGTCGATGCAAGTGTGCCGACTGTACCTGGTCAGGCACGATATACCGATGTTCGCCAACATAGGCGTGATGGTCATCAACGGGCTAATGTGCCTGCTCAAGGGTTACATGGTGACGGCCAACGCGGAACAAATGAGCGTCACGCTGAACGCAGCCCGCTACTCGTTCACCAGGTGCGGTGGCCGCGACCCGTCCAAGCTGCGCCTGTGCCGGGCCAGGCTGTCCGCGATACTCCGCACGTTCGTCGGGCTCAGCTTCGGCACGCTCATCGTGTGGTTGGTCATGCCGTGGTTTATGGCGTCAGATTACGATGACCAGCCTTTCCTCTGGGCGGCGGTGTACGCCGTCGAGTCCATCATACTCACGGTCAACGTGTTTTGCTGGACGTCGTTCGACTGTTACCTGGTCACCATGTGTTTCGTGTTCGAGGCCCTGTTCTGCACCATGAGCTCCGGTTACGAGACGCTCGGCCGCCGCCGGACGGCCACCAAGTCATCGGCGCCTCAGCAGTTGGGCATCGCGG GGACGATAACCAACGCAACGATATCGGATGCCAACTATGACGATTTGATAAGTCACATTCttgacaatcaaaatataatcaa ACAGTACGATACGTTTTTCGATGTCGTTCGGCCTATGGTTCTGGTCCAAATAGCCAATGGAATGTATTCCATAATCACGCTGATATTTCTGACTTTGCTG ACACATCTCAGTGGTTATTCGATCTTGTCAGCtccaattttgaaatttgtctGCGGACTGGTTTCGCTCACCATTGAACTGTACATTTATTGTTACGGGTTCAACCATATAGAAGACGGG AAATCCACGGTGAATTTTGGACTGTACAGCAGCAATTGGACGGAGATGGATTTGAAATTTAAGAAGACTTTGTTGATGGCTATGACCATGAACTCTGCTCACAGGCGAGTGATGAAAGTGTCTCCAAATTCCATCGTAAATCTGGAAATGTTCACAGGG GTGATGAACATGTCGTACTCGATAGTGTCTGTTATACTAAAATAA